The genome window GGGCTGGAGGTAATCATGATCACCGGCGACAACCGCCAGACCGCGCAAGCCATCGCGCGCCAGGCCGGAATCGAGCGCGTGCTGGCGGAGGTGCTGCCCGAGCAGAAGGCCGCCGAAGTGCGCAAGTTGCAGGCCGAGGGCAAGGTGGTGGCGATGGTGGGCGACGGCATCAACGACGCCCCGGCGCTGGCGCAGGCGGACGTCGGCATCGCCATCGGCACCGGCACCGACATCGCCATGGAATCGTCGGACCTGACCCTGGTCACCGGCGACCTCGCCGGGGTGGTCGGCGCCATCGAGCTCAGCCGGCGCACGGTGCGCACCATCAAGCAGAACCTGTTCTGGGCCTTCATCTACAACATCATCGGCATCCCCCTGGCCGCCGCGGGGGTGCTCGCCCCCATCTACGCCGCTGCCGCCATGTCCTTCTCCAGCGTGTCGGTGGTAACGAACTCGCTGCGGCTGCGGCGTTTCCAACCCCGGGGCAAGCTCTGAGCAAAGCCGAAGAGCTCGGGGGGTACGCTGTGGCGCCGGGCCTAGCTCGGGGTACGCCGGTGGGGATTGGCTCGCCACGGCCAGCGGACGCGCCTGCCGGCGCTCAGCCGCCACGGCCACGGCGCACGTTCGCAGAAACGCACCGGGCGCGTCGCCTCGTTGACGAAGGCGTTGATGTTGTCCGACATCTGCTGCAACTGCTCGATCAGCGCCTCCGGCTCCGCGTGCAGGTGATCCTCGCAAAAGCGCAGGCCGAGCTTCAGCGCTGCACACAGGTTGAACAGGTTGCGGCGAAAGTCGGACCCCTCATCCCGCGCCAAGGGCAGGCACCCGCCGGGGATCACGGCGCGGCTTTTCGGCCCCTTCACGTGGTGCAGGGCGACCGCCGCGCACAGCAGCGTGATCGCGCCCGCAATCGCTATCATCATGCACTCGCAGCCGTGCACCGCTGCCGTAAGCCAGGCGCCAACGACTATGAGCGCGCACAGAACCAGTGTCAGGGGGCGATCCAGGGTCACTGAAGGCTCCTTCGACCGAGCTTGGGTGGGTGCCACCGCTGCCGCGCCGTGGTACATGGGCGACTTGCATCTCCCAGCTTGGCATGAATATTGCTGCAGCATCTGTGGATAGGTGTAAGCCCTCGGCCTACATACGCTTGTTTGCCCGGCATTGCGGCACTACTGTCAGCCCGTTGCGAGCGTGATTGCGCTCGCAATCCCTCAGCCCGCCATTCTGTCCCAGCACCGGCTGCGCACCGGGGGCCCTGGCACCGGTGATGCGCTCCGGGTTCGCGCTGCGCCCGCTCCGCCGTTGTGCGGGCGACTGAGGTGGAAGCATGCGAAAACGTGGTAATGGCGGCCGCACGGTGACGACCGTGCTCATCGCCGACGACTATCCGTTCTTTCGTCGCGGCCTGCGCATATTCATCGAGGAGCAATCCGACCTGATGATAGTGGGGGAGGCGGATGGCGCCGCGGATTTGCCGGCCCTGTGTGACAGGCTCCGGCCCGATATCATCCTGGTTGCGCCCAGCATCGGCGACGCCGACGGCGTGGCCCTGATCCGGGCCCTCGCCGAGAGACAACCGCGCGCTGGGATCATCGCCATGCTCACCGCCGACGAGGAGGGTATCCTCGCCGCCTGCATTGAGAGCGGTGCGGCCGGATGCATCATGAAGAACGCCGATCCCCCGCTCATCCTGAGCGCCATTCGGGCGGTCAGCGCTGGCGAGCAGTGGTTGCAGCGCGAGATGACGGCCAAGCTGTTCGACGAACTGCGGCGGGCGCGCATCGCCCAGCGCGAGCGCGCCGCAGCGCCGCTCAGTGACCGCGAGACCGAGATTCTGAAGCTGCTGGCGGAAGGATTCCGCAACGCTCAGATTGCGGAGCGCCTGTTCATCAGCGAGCGCACCGTTAAGGTGCACGTCGCCAACATCTTCGGCAAGCTGGGGCTGCACGACCGCGTGCAGGCCACGCGCCATGCCATACGCTCCGGCCTCGTTCGCCTCTGATCGCCCGCCCACCCACCGCGGCTCTCGGTCCCTGCAGAGCGCCATCCGCTTATTCCTTGGCCGCGCCCCGATTTCGGGGCGCCAGCGCGCGCCACTTCCTCACCTGGGCAGCCCGGTGAGCGGGTAGTAGCGCAGGAAATGAGACCAGTCCTCAACCCCGCTCACCACGTGCAGATTATGCAGGCACGCCCAACTCAAGTAGATACTTGCGCCCAGCAACGGCGCCAGGCCGGAGTAGGGCGTACGCGCCTCGACGCGCTCCACCAGCTTCAGCACCACGTAAGCGAGCGAGAGCTTCACCGTCACCCCGACCACCGGCATCGCAATCGCGCGCGCGAGGAAGCGGTTGGCCTCGTAGGCGATGCCGGAGCTGAGCCCATCGTAGGTGATGAGCAGGTCGAAGACGTTGAGCAGCATCCACACCGCCATCAGTACGACCAGTGCCCGCTCCCGCAGGTCGAGCCGGAGGCTGAACAGGCGTTGCAGCGTCTGCTTCGCCCGTGACCACGTGGCGCCCATTACGGCGCCCGCTACCTGCCGAGCACCTTGAACAGGTCGGCGAAGCGAATAGCTCCCGGCCCCAGGATGACCACGAACAGGGCCGGGAAGATGAAAAACACCAGCGGGAATAGCAGCTTCACCGGCAGCCTGGCGGCCGCTTCTCTCGCGCGCTGGGAGCGCCGCTCGCGCGCGGCGTCGGCCTGGACGCGCAGCACCTTGGCGATGCTGACGCCGAGGGTCTCCGCCTGCTGCACCGCGGCGACGAACGATACCAGGTCCGCCACCTGGGTGCGCTGCCCCATGTCGCGCAGCGCGTCCCCGCGCGACTTGCCCAGACGTACCTGCTCCAGCACGCGCCCCAGCTCGTCGCACAAGGGGCCCTTGCTCTTCTCGACCACCTTCTGCACCGCGCCGTCGAAGCCAACCCCCGCCTCGACGCTGACCACGAGCATGTCGAGCGTATCGGGCAAGGCGCGGCGGATAGCGGTCTGGCGCGCCTCGATCACGCGCTGCAGCCAGATATCAGGCAGCCAAAAGCCCACGGCTGCCACCACTACCGCCGCCAGCCAGAAGAGGATGCCCTCCAGGCCGAGACGGGGCACCAGGAACCATCCGCTGCTCCAGACAACGACCATGGAGATTACCTTGAGCCCGATATACTCGGCGACGCCAATGCGGCGGGGATTGCCCGCCATGTCGAGCTTGCGGCGGATCTTGTCCGCCGCGCCCCCGGGGGTGACGCTCCCGACCGCGTTGCCGAGGGCCGCCAGCAGCGGGCGCACCACCCGGTCACCGAACCCGCGCTGCAGCCAGGGATGCATCACATAAGGCTGCGGCTGGGGCGCGAGGTAGTCATCTATCCGTTCGCGCACGACGGCGAAGCTCGGCCGCAAAGCGCCGGCCACCATGAGCGATACTGCTGCGAACGTCAGCGTGCTGATGATGAGTAGCACTGGTCGTCTCCTTCGCCCTAGAAATCAATCTGCAGCATACGATAGATCACGAGGCCGCCCACGAGTTGCAGCGCCGCCGCGATCACGATCAGCAGGTGTCCGTACGCGGTGGCAAAGAGGGCGGACATGTAGCCGGGGTTGAGCACCCCCAGGACGGCCGCCATCGCCAGCGGCAGAATGAACAGGATGATCCCCGACATGCGTCCCTCGGCGGTCAGCGTGTTGACCTCGGCGCGGATGCGCTGGCGCTCGCGCACGGTGGCGGCGACGATCTCCATGACCTCGGCCAGGTTGCCGCCGGTCTCGAGCTGGATGAGGATGGCGGTGATCGCGATATCGAGGTCGGGCAGAGGGGCCCGGCGCGCCAGGTGCGCAAGGGCCTCGGCCGTAGGCACGCCGACGCGGGTTTCTTCGAGAGTCCTGCCGAATTCAATGGAGATGGGCGGCGCCATCTCGTCGTGCACGGCCTGCATCGCGCGCAGGGTGCCGTAGCCCGAGCGCAGCGACGACGCCATCAGCATGAGCGCATCAGGCAACTGGCGCTCGAATTCGCGCAGCCGCCGCACCTCCAATGCCTTGAGCACGCCGAAGGGGGCCAGGGCGGCGATCACGATTCCCACCGCCGCACCCAACGGGCCGAATACCAGCCAGCCCGCGACCGCCAATGCCCCCATCGCCCCCACCGACAGGGCCGCGAACTCGCTCGGGCGCCAGTCCAGGCCGGCGCGGTCGAGACGCTCCTCAATCGCGCTGTGATGCCCCTCGCGCTCCAGCAGCGCGGTCAACACCGGGAAGCGGTCGCGCTCGTGCTTGGCGCGTTTGCTCGCCTCGGGCTCGCGACTGAGCCGGTCAACGCGACGCCCGATGCGTCGCTGGCTGGAGGTCAGTCCATACCCCAGGCCCAGCACCACCGCAATGGCGGCCGCGAAAGCAAGCGCCGGAATCGCCCAGGTGGTCATTTGTCACCTCCCTTGGGGTCAAACATGTCGGCCGAAAGGTGAATCCCCCTGCTCTCCAGCAGCGGCAGGAACTTGGGGCGCAGGCCGGTGGCGACGTGTTCGCCGATGACTTTGCCGTTCTCGTCGAGCCCGCGCTGGCGGTAGAGGAAGAGGTCTTGCAGCACCACCACGTCGCCCTCCATGCCCTGGATCTCGGAGATGTGGGTGACCTTGCGCGTGCCGTCGCTGAAGCGATGCTGGTGGACGATGAGGTTCATCGCCGACGCGATCTGTTCGCGCACCGCGCGCGCGGGCAACTCCATCCCCGCCATCAGCACCATCGTCTCCAGGCGCGACAGGGTGTCGCGCGGACTGTTGGTGTGGACGGTGCTGAGCGAGCCGTCGTGGCCGGTGTTCATCGCCTGCAGCATGTCGAGCGCCTCGCCCCCGCGCACCTCGCCGACGATGATGCGCTCGGGACGCATGCGCAGGGCGTTGCGCACCAGCATGCGGATGGTGACCTCGCCCTGGCCCTCGAGGTTGGGCGGGCGCCCCTCCAGCGTCACCACGTGCTCCTGCTGCAACTGCAGCTCCGCCGCGTCCTCGATGGTGACGATGCGCTCGGCGTTCGGGATGAACGACGACAGGACGTTGAGGGTAGTGGTCTTGCCGCTGCCGGTGCCCCCGGAGATGATGAGGTTGAGGCGCCCCACCACACACGCCTTGATAAAGGCCGTCATCGCCGGGGTGATGGTGCCGAAGGCGATCAGGTCGTCGGCGGTGTAGGGGACGCGCGAGAACTTGCGGATGTTGATGCACGGCCCCACCAGGGACAACGGAGGAATGATGGCGTTGACGCGCGAGCCATCGGGTAGGCGCGCGTCTACCATCGGGCTCGCCTCATCTATGCGCCGCCCGAGGGGGGTGACGATGCGCTCGATGATGCGCAGCACGTGGGCGTCATCCCGGAACCGGATGTCGGTCAGGAAGAGCTTGCCGTCGCGCTCGGCGTACACCTGTTCGGGGCCGTTGACCATGATCTCGGTCAGGGTGGGGTCCTCGATCAAGGGCTGAATCGGGCCGTAGCCGCTGACCTCGTCATAGACCTCGCGCAGCACGCGGATGCGGGCGCGCCCGGACAGCGCCGGCGCGGCTTCAGCGCTCGCGCGATCGAGCGCGGCGCGGATCTCGTCCATCATCCGCTCGCGGGGGAGCGCGGTCAGCCGCTTGGGCTCCACCTCCTCCAGCAGCTTGGCGTGGACGCGCGAAACCAGCTCGAGGCGCTCCTGGCGCGTCAATCCCCCCGCGGCCTCGGGGTCGGCCTCACTGACTCTATAGACGTTCGCGCCGTCCTGTGTGGTTGCCACGGACATCGGTAACTCCTTTGCCGCTATTGGCGTAGGGGCGCAGCTGGCTGCCGCCCCTACGCCTGCTTGCTCATCCACTTGAGCTTGTTAGGCTGCCCCACGCACGCGGGCCGCGACCCGTTGCGACTGTGCTTGATCACCTGTTCGGCGAGTTCGCGGATGGTGCGCGAGATGGGCGCGTCGGGGTGCCGGATGACGAAGGGCACCCCCTCGTTGATGGACGTCACCACCAGCCCTGCGGCATTGGGGATGGTGGCAGTGGCCTCGCGCCCGAAGGCGCGCTCGATCTCCGCCACCTGCAGGCGGTTGCTGCGAGCCACGCGGTTGAGCACGACGTGGATGCGCTCCTGGGCCACGTAGTCGCGCGTCAGCAAGCGGTAGAGCTTGCGCGTGTCGTTGAGCGTCGTCAGGTCGAAGAGGTTGGCCACCAGCAGCACCGCCGTCGCGTGAGTGAGGGCGAAGATGGTGGTCTCGTAGAGCATGGGCGGCACGTCCATCACGATGTAGCGATAGCGCCGCTTGAGGCTGTTGAGCACCGCCGCCAGGCACTTGACGCTGACGGTGGCGAGCTCAGTGAGGTCGTTGGCGGCCACCAGCACCTTGAGCCCCGAGTCGTGGGACGTCAGATGCGCCTCCACTAGCTCCTCGTCTATGTCGTCCTCCAGCGGCGCCATGTCCACCAGGCTGCGCTTGGGCTGCAGGTTGAGCATCAGCGCCACGTCCCCGAACTGGGAGTAGGCGTCCACCAGCACGACCTGGCCCGGGTGCTGCTGGGCGAGGGCGACGCTGAGGTTGATCGCCACCGTTGTCTTGCCGACGCCGCCTTTGGCGCCCGCGACCGCGATCACCCGCGGCATCAGCGCGGGGTCCACCAACGCGCGGAACTGCGGCGTATGGGTCTTGGCGTGCGCGCGCTGAACGTCTCGGATGCTCTCCAGCAGCTCCGCAGGCACCAGGGGCTTGCTCACCAGGTCACGCGCGCCGGCGCGCATCACCTGGCGCCACAGGCGCCCCGGGTCCTCGCCGCTCATGAGCACCGTCGCTACCTGCGGCGCCGCCAGCGCGATCGTCTCGGCCACCGCCAGTCCGTTCATGTCGCTCAGCTCGGCGTCCAGCACCGCGACGTCGGGGGCGAGCTGCACTGCCATCTGCGACGCCTCCAGCCCGTTCTGGGCGATGCCGACGACCTCCAGGTCCGGCTGATTGCCCAGAATGTGCAGGATCTGTTCGCTCTCGAACTCGTCGCTGCTCGCGAGCAGCACGCGGGTGGCGTTGGCCTGGCCGTGGCCAGGCGTATCGGTGCGCTGGGTGGCTGACATCTACTTGCTCTCTCCCGCCTGGTCGAGGGCGGCGCTGGTGCGCGCCGCGGTCGAAGACTCAGTCATGATCTCAGGCGTGACGAAGATCACCAGCTCCGTCTCCGTCTTGTTGTTGCGCGTGTGCTTGAAGAACTCGCCGATAATGGGGATGTCACCCAGCAGCGGGACCTTGCTCACGACCTTCGATATGTCACTCTGGTAGAGACCGCCGATGACCAGCGTCTGGCCGTCGCCGATGTGGAGCACGCTGTGCGCGCGCCGCGTCCGCAGCGCGGGCAGTGCGAATCCGCTGACCACGATCGCATTGGCGAAATCCAGGCTGCTGACCTCGGGCGTGACATCGAGGTCAATGCTCTTGTTGTCGCTGGCGATCTTGCCCGTGAT of Armatimonadota bacterium contains these proteins:
- a CDS encoding DUF5658 family protein encodes the protein MGATWSRAKQTLQRLFSLRLDLRERALVVLMAVWMLLNVFDLLITYDGLSSGIAYEANRFLARAIAMPVVGVTVKLSLAYVVLKLVERVEARTPYSGLAPLLGASIYLSWACLHNLHVVSGVEDWSHFLRYYPLTGLPR
- a CDS encoding CpaF family protein codes for the protein MSVATTQDGANVYRVSEADPEAAGGLTRQERLELVSRVHAKLLEEVEPKRLTALPRERMMDEIRAALDRASAEAAPALSGRARIRVLREVYDEVSGYGPIQPLIEDPTLTEIMVNGPEQVYAERDGKLFLTDIRFRDDAHVLRIIERIVTPLGRRIDEASPMVDARLPDGSRVNAIIPPLSLVGPCINIRKFSRVPYTADDLIAFGTITPAMTAFIKACVVGRLNLIISGGTGSGKTTTLNVLSSFIPNAERIVTIEDAAELQLQQEHVVTLEGRPPNLEGQGEVTIRMLVRNALRMRPERIIVGEVRGGEALDMLQAMNTGHDGSLSTVHTNSPRDTLSRLETMVLMAGMELPARAVREQIASAMNLIVHQHRFSDGTRKVTHISEIQGMEGDVVVLQDLFLYRQRGLDENGKVIGEHVATGLRPKFLPLLESRGIHLSADMFDPKGGDK
- a CDS encoding response regulator transcription factor, yielding MRKRGNGGRTVTTVLIADDYPFFRRGLRIFIEEQSDLMIVGEADGAADLPALCDRLRPDIILVAPSIGDADGVALIRALAERQPRAGIIAMLTADEEGILAACIESGAAGCIMKNADPPLILSAIRAVSAGEQWLQREMTAKLFDELRRARIAQRERAAAPLSDRETEILKLLAEGFRNAQIAERLFISERTVKVHVANIFGKLGLHDRVQATRHAIRSGLVRL
- a CDS encoding AAA family ATPase — protein: MSATQRTDTPGHGQANATRVLLASSDEFESEQILHILGNQPDLEVVGIAQNGLEASQMAVQLAPDVAVLDAELSDMNGLAVAETIALAAPQVATVLMSGEDPGRLWRQVMRAGARDLVSKPLVPAELLESIRDVQRAHAKTHTPQFRALVDPALMPRVIAVAGAKGGVGKTTVAINLSVALAQQHPGQVVLVDAYSQFGDVALMLNLQPKRSLVDMAPLEDDIDEELVEAHLTSHDSGLKVLVAANDLTELATVSVKCLAAVLNSLKRRYRYIVMDVPPMLYETTIFALTHATAVLLVANLFDLTTLNDTRKLYRLLTRDYVAQERIHVVLNRVARSNRLQVAEIERAFGREATATIPNAAGLVVTSINEGVPFVIRHPDAPISRTIRELAEQVIKHSRNGSRPACVGQPNKLKWMSKQA
- a CDS encoding type II secretion system F family protein; this translates as MLLIISTLTFAAVSLMVAGALRPSFAVVRERIDDYLAPQPQPYVMHPWLQRGFGDRVVRPLLAALGNAVGSVTPGGAADKIRRKLDMAGNPRRIGVAEYIGLKVISMVVVWSSGWFLVPRLGLEGILFWLAAVVVAAVGFWLPDIWLQRVIEARQTAIRRALPDTLDMLVVSVEAGVGFDGAVQKVVEKSKGPLCDELGRVLEQVRLGKSRGDALRDMGQRTQVADLVSFVAAVQQAETLGVSIAKVLRVQADAARERRSQRAREAAARLPVKLLFPLVFFIFPALFVVILGPGAIRFADLFKVLGR
- a CDS encoding type II secretion system F family protein, with the translated sequence MTTWAIPALAFAAAIAVVLGLGYGLTSSQRRIGRRVDRLSREPEASKRAKHERDRFPVLTALLEREGHHSAIEERLDRAGLDWRPSEFAALSVGAMGALAVAGWLVFGPLGAAVGIVIAALAPFGVLKALEVRRLREFERQLPDALMLMASSLRSGYGTLRAMQAVHDEMAPPISIEFGRTLEETRVGVPTAEALAHLARRAPLPDLDIAITAILIQLETGGNLAEVMEIVAATVRERQRIRAEVNTLTAEGRMSGIILFILPLAMAAVLGVLNPGYMSALFATAYGHLLIVIAAALQLVGGLVIYRMLQIDF